One segment of Macaca fascicularis isolate 582-1 chromosome 2, T2T-MFA8v1.1 DNA contains the following:
- the NCK1 gene encoding SH2/SH3 adapter protein NCK1 isoform X2 codes for MDWLNVFKDFFSIGKVKRKPSVPDSASPADDSFVDPGERLYDLNMPAYVKFNYMAEREDELSLIKGTKVIVMEKCSDGWWRGSYNGQVGWFPSNYVTEEGDSPLGDHVGSLSEKLAAVVNNLNTGQVLHVVQALYPFSSSNDEELNFEKGDVMDVIEKPENDPEWWKCRKINGMVGLVPKNYVTVMQNNPLTSGLEPSPPQCDYIRPSLTGKFAGNPWYYGKVTRHQAEMALNERGHEGDFLIRDSESSPNDFSVSLKAQGKNKHFKVQLKETVYCIGQRKFSTMEELVEHYKKAPIFTSEQGEKLYLVKHLS; via the exons ATGGATTGGTTAAACGTCTTTAAAGATTTTTTCA GCATtggaaaagtgaaaagaaaacctaGTGTGCCAGATTCTGCATCTCCTGCTGATGATAGTTTTGTTGACCCAGGGGAACGTCTCTATGACCTCAACATGCCCGCTTATGTGAAATTTAACTACATGGCTGAGAGAGAGGATGAATTGTCATTGATAAAGGGGACAAAGGTGATCGTCATGGAGAAATGCAGTGATGGGTGGTGGCGTGGTAGCTACAATGGACAAGTTGGATGGTTCCCTTCAAACTATGTAACTGAAGAAGGTGACAGTCCTTTGGGTGACCATGTGGGTTCTCTGTCAGAGAAATTAGCAGCAGTCGTCAATAACCTAAATACCGGGCAAGTGTTGCATGTGGTACAGGCTCTTTACCCATTCAGCTCATCTAACGATGAAGAACTTAATTTCGAGAAAGGAGATGTAATGGATGTTATTGAAAAACCTGAAAATGACCCAGAATGGTGGAAATGCAGGAAGATCAATGGTATGGTTGGTCTAGTACCAAAAAACTATGTTACCGTTATGCAGAATAATCCATTAACCTCAGGTTTGGAGCCATCACCTCCACAGTGTGATTACATTAGGCCTTCACTCACGGGAAAGtttgctggcaatccttggtATTATGGCAAAGTCACCAGGCATCAAGCAGAAATGGCATTAAACGAAAGAGGACACGAAGGGGATTTCCTCATTCGAGATAGTGAATCTTCG ccaAATGATTTCTCAGTATCACTAAAAGCACAAGGGAAGAACAAGCATTTTAAAGTCCAACTAAAAGAGACTGTCTACTGCATTGGGCAGCGTAAATTCAGCACCATGGAAGAACTTGTAGAACATTACAAAAAGGCACCAATTTTTACAAGTGAACAAGGAGAAAAATTATATCTTGTCAAGCATTTATCATGA